A single Nicotiana tabacum cultivar K326 chromosome 5, ASM71507v2, whole genome shotgun sequence DNA region contains:
- the LOC142180801 gene encoding uncharacterized protein LOC142180801: protein MPSYAKISKEILSSKRKLEEVSVVMLTEKCSAILQNKLPQKLGDPDSFTIPCTLGGVYFEKSLCDSGASIYLMPFSIFKKLDLGEIKDTSVSLQFADQSTKKPKGIIENILVRVDKFVFPVDFIVLEMKDCPNEPIILGRPFLATGRSIIDVHQGQLILRVDEERVIFDMQKILRYSGDETSSSCFSIDMISYLTDEFKDDQLIPDSMERCLIKSGTTQDDDPTIRREAEILDKDSEEEDMKSEQVQ, encoded by the coding sequence ATGCCTTCATATGCCAAAATTTCAAAggaaattttgtcaagtaaaagaaaattagaaGAAGTTTCTGTGGTAATGCTTACGGAAAAATGCagtgctatacttcaaaataagctaccaCAAAAACTTGGTGATCCAGACagttttacaattccatgcactttgggaggagtatattttgaaaaatcaCTTTGTGATTCTGGAGCTTCAATATATTTAATGCCATTTTCTATCTTTAAAAAGTTAGATCTTGGTGAAATAAAAGACACAAGTGTTTCTCTTCAGTTTGCAGATCAAAGTACTAAAAAACCTAAGGGAATAATTGAAAATATACTTGTAAGAGTAGATAAGTTTGTTTTCcctgtagattttatagtacTTGAAATGAAAGACTGTCCTAATGAACCAATAATTTTAGGTAGACCATTTCTTGCTACAGGAAGATCAATTATAGATGTTCATCAAGGACAATTAATTTTaagagttgatgaagaaagagtcatatttgatatgcaaaagatactaAGATATTCAGGAGATGAAACATCATCTTCATGTTTTTCAATTGACATGATTAGTTATCTTACAGATGAATTCAAAGATGATCAATTAATTCCAGATTCAATGGAAAGATGCTTGATCAAATCAGGCACCACACAGGATGATGATCCCACAATCAGAAGAGAAGCTGAAATATTGGACAAAGATTCAGAAGAAGAAGATATGAAATCTGAACAAGTTCAATaa